The Cystobacter ferrugineus genome has a window encoding:
- a CDS encoding CPBP family intramembrane glutamic endopeptidase produces the protein MTTNEGSTFAGPTSGERGVLQPGRWRRWRMMGWMFFLFFLLCACQGLCVAFARPVFAGGGDGRDLFWVLVFSALGLGLYAGAVRLGEKRWPGELAPRFAARELLLGLLMGAGMFGLVMAVLVGLGFYQLEGPRLASPVGAVAQAITSGVMEELLFRAVLLRLLTRAFGLGWALGLSAALFGLLHMNNPNATLMAALAIAVEAGPLLAAFYLLTGRLWMSIGVHAAWNFTQAFVFGASVSGVVTHRSLFVGSPRAGVSEALSGGVFGPEASLPAMVIGAGVAVVVFIAAHRKATARALELHGA, from the coding sequence GTGACGACAAACGAGGGCAGCACTTTCGCGGGGCCGACTTCTGGTGAGCGGGGCGTGCTCCAGCCGGGCCGGTGGCGCCGGTGGCGGATGATGGGTTGGATGTTCTTCCTCTTCTTCCTGCTCTGTGCCTGCCAGGGATTGTGCGTGGCGTTCGCCCGGCCCGTGTTCGCGGGAGGCGGGGACGGCCGGGACTTGTTCTGGGTGTTGGTGTTCTCGGCGCTGGGCCTGGGTCTCTATGCCGGCGCGGTCCGACTGGGCGAGAAGCGCTGGCCCGGGGAACTGGCACCGCGCTTCGCGGCGCGGGAGCTCCTGCTGGGCCTGCTCATGGGCGCGGGGATGTTCGGCCTGGTCATGGCCGTGTTGGTGGGCCTGGGGTTCTACCAGCTCGAGGGGCCGCGGCTGGCTTCTCCGGTGGGCGCGGTGGCGCAGGCCATTACGTCGGGGGTGATGGAGGAGTTGCTGTTCCGCGCGGTCCTGTTACGGCTGCTCACGCGCGCCTTCGGGCTGGGGTGGGCGCTCGGCCTCTCGGCGGCGCTCTTCGGCCTGCTGCACATGAACAACCCGAACGCGACCCTGATGGCCGCGCTGGCCATCGCGGTGGAGGCGGGGCCGCTGCTGGCCGCCTTCTACCTGCTGACCGGACGGCTCTGGATGTCCATCGGCGTCCACGCCGCGTGGAACTTCACCCAGGCCTTCGTCTTCGGCGCGTCCGTCTCGGGCGTGGTGACCCACCGGAGCCTCTTCGTGGGGAGTCCCCGGGCCGGTGTCTCCGAGGCCCTGAGTGGAGGCGTCTTCGGTCCGGAAGCCTCGCTTCCCGCCATGGTGATTGGCGCGGGCGTCGCGGTCGTGGTCTTCATCGCCGCGCACCGCA
- a CDS encoding IS701 family transposase — protein MTAPSINTLLSLLLLVSPAFTRPSFCRFLTLFAGWVGTRGLHAVTEALVSAGVSGVRHHAGFHRFFSQARWSIDQVGRLLLLHLAALAPGPLRLALDDTLCTHKGPKVFGLGVHIDPVRSTRRTRLLTFGHVWVVLSVLFPVPFSERVWALPVLFRLYRTQADCQKRGGTHLKKTQLARQLLEQVSRWLPHKPVEVVADSAYSCREVLRHLPPGVVFVGAMRADSTLHRPRTRSCRSPVTGRLLTKDILLPKPEKIARDDNHPWLTMTLSLYGAPTQVQYKELVARWYRSAGKPLLKIVIVKVPRGELSLRVFFCTDSSRTAHQVIEAYGSRWGIEVLFRDLKQLLGFASSRARSPLAVLRTAPWVGVCYTLLVLWYMELGWDTSRMGLPLRPWYRTKCTVSFADILRLAQRTLASVDWVDPRLLLARLPQLPSRPQPRAA, from the coding sequence ATGACCGCCCCTTCTATAAACACGCTACTGTCGCTGCTTCTGCTCGTGAGTCCCGCTTTCACTCGGCCCTCGTTCTGCCGCTTCCTCACCTTGTTTGCTGGCTGGGTGGGGACGCGTGGGCTGCACGCTGTCACCGAAGCCTTGGTGTCCGCGGGAGTCTCGGGCGTGCGCCACCACGCGGGCTTCCACCGCTTCTTCTCGCAAGCACGCTGGAGCATCGACCAGGTGGGCCGGTTGCTCTTGCTGCACCTGGCGGCACTCGCTCCAGGGCCGCTGCGACTGGCGCTCGACGACACCCTGTGCACCCACAAGGGTCCCAAGGTGTTCGGCCTGGGTGTGCACATCGACCCGGTGCGCTCGACTCGACGCACGCGCCTGCTCACCTTCGGCCATGTCTGGGTGGTGCTGTCCGTGCTGTTCCCCGTGCCTTTTTCTGAAAGAGTCTGGGCCCTGCCTGTTCTCTTCCGCCTCTACCGGACCCAGGCCGACTGCCAGAAGCGAGGGGGCACACACTTGAAGAAGACGCAGTTGGCACGCCAGCTCCTGGAGCAGGTGTCCCGCTGGTTACCCCACAAGCCCGTGGAGGTGGTGGCGGACTCCGCCTACTCCTGTCGGGAGGTGCTGCGCCACCTGCCACCGGGCGTTGTCTTCGTGGGAGCCATGCGAGCGGACTCCACGCTGCACCGTCCGCGCACACGCTCGTGCCGCTCGCCTGTCACKGGCCGCCTGCTCACCAAGGATATTCTCCTGCCCAAGCCCGAGAAGATTGCCCGGGACGACAATCACCCCTGGCTGACCATGACGCTCTCCTTGTATGGCGCGCCCACGCAGGTGCAGTACAAGGAGTTGGTGGCCCGGTGGTATCGTTCCGCCGGCAAACCCCTGCTCAAAATCGTCATCGTCAAAGTACCGCGCGGTGAACTGTCCCTGCGCGTCTTCTTCTGCACCGACTCGAGCCGCACGGCCCATCAAGTGATTGAAGCCTATGGCAGCCGCTGGGGGATAGAAGTGCTGTTCCGCGACCTCAAGCAACTACTGGGCTTCGCCTCTTCGCGAGCGCGCTCTCCCCTGGCGGTACTGCGGACGGCTCCCTGGGTGGGTGTKTGCTACACCCTCCTGGTGCTCTGGTATATGGAGCTGGGTTGGGACACTTCGCGGATGGGGTTGCCCCTGCGTCCCTGGTACCGCACCAAATGCACCGTCAGCTTCGCTGACATTCTGCGCCTGGCCCAGCGCACGCTCGCCTCCGTGGATTGGGTGGACCCGCGTCTTCTTCTCGCCCGATTGCCCCAGCTCCCTTCTCGGCCTCAGCCGAGAGCCGCATGA